Proteins co-encoded in one Pseudarthrobacter chlorophenolicus A6 genomic window:
- a CDS encoding sigma-70 family RNA polymerase sigma factor, with amino-acid sequence MLLMLLLDGVVIFVVTFTEVSAPDPPLGVAIRDKHTLHAESCTGNTPLTLDGTTAPQGGLADHGTTSVQTVTSTMDVDGGSSSSAAGDSGAAERLPSAAEDPATCLIGLLRETGQGSREAFAEFYRRTSRRVFGMVRRVVPDPGLSEEVTQEVFIAVWRDAATYHPGLGSPAAWLLTIAHRKAVDKVRSHRSSINRDEPRTGASRTRPNDEVAASVPARSDTLRLRPSMAALSPLQREAIVLAYFGSLTYREAAERLSQPLPSIKSRIRDGLTHLREQLDPA; translated from the coding sequence ATGTTGTTGATGTTACTTCTTGATGGAGTCGTGATTTTTGTGGTTACTTTCACCGAAGTTTCAGCGCCCGATCCCCCGCTGGGGGTTGCCATCCGGGACAAACACACCCTGCATGCGGAGAGTTGCACGGGCAACACCCCACTCACCCTGGACGGCACCACAGCGCCGCAGGGCGGACTGGCGGACCACGGCACAACTTCCGTGCAGACCGTGACGTCGACCATGGACGTGGACGGCGGGAGTTCGAGCTCCGCGGCTGGCGATTCCGGTGCTGCTGAACGTCTGCCCTCTGCCGCGGAGGACCCCGCGACGTGTCTCATCGGGTTACTCCGGGAAACCGGTCAGGGAAGTCGCGAAGCTTTCGCGGAGTTTTACCGGCGTACCTCTCGCAGGGTGTTCGGGATGGTGCGCCGAGTGGTCCCCGATCCCGGGCTCAGCGAGGAGGTAACCCAGGAGGTCTTTATTGCGGTTTGGCGGGACGCCGCTACATACCATCCGGGTCTGGGCAGCCCGGCCGCCTGGCTGTTGACGATCGCCCACCGCAAAGCAGTGGACAAGGTCCGCTCGCACCGAAGCAGTATTAACCGTGACGAACCAAGGACAGGTGCCTCCCGGACAAGACCCAATGACGAGGTCGCAGCTTCAGTACCAGCCCGGTCTGACACCCTGCGCCTCAGGCCCTCTATGGCAGCACTATCACCGCTGCAACGCGAAGCGATTGTTCTCGCATACTTCGGCTCCCTCACCTACAGGGAAGCCGCCGAGAGACTCTCACAACCGTTGCCCAGCATCAAGTCCCGGATCCGGGATGGCCTGACCCACCTGCGAGAACAACTCGACCCGGCCTGA
- a CDS encoding DUF1059 domain-containing protein, whose product MKSFACCDVVPGCNASWLRETDDEILAAVAQHAADVHAMNHVPAELVESVRAAVATV is encoded by the coding sequence ATGAAATCGTTTGCCTGCTGCGACGTCGTCCCCGGCTGCAACGCATCGTGGCTGCGGGAAACCGATGACGAGATCTTGGCGGCAGTTGCGCAGCACGCTGCAGATGTCCACGCCATGAACCACGTACCGGCAGAACTGGTGGAATCCGTCAGGGCCGCCGTCGCTACGGTCTGA
- a CDS encoding EAL domain-containing protein → MNERPVPPDANWLDMLEAACIGIGVRAAYQPIVGTERGDVVGYEALIRFPGYEEKSPQVWFTQARAAGMADQLEALALRTALAARPTLPENCFLALNVSPDLLTNPKIRNVWKEQGDLSGLVIELTEQSRIESYTWLEPDLNQLRHAGALIAVDDAGAGYAGLRHLLALRPAIIKLDRELVQGLQKDEAKRALIEMLGVFASRVDAWILAEGVEQAEELDALAALRVPLVQGYYLAQPSNPWAQPAADVRVRLRAQSTATRTSTVSALVEPALTASTIAEAGSIFSEHFLVDWVVLIDHSRRPVSVLSPESTMHGLTLSTLKANARTPILAALDRAVTREPGVRFSPLMITDDNGSLVGIVRMERLITTLTATATVKTRG, encoded by the coding sequence TTGAATGAAAGGCCCGTCCCCCCGGACGCTAACTGGCTGGACATGCTGGAAGCCGCCTGCATCGGCATCGGAGTTAGGGCTGCGTACCAGCCTATTGTGGGCACCGAACGCGGGGATGTTGTCGGCTACGAGGCTTTGATCCGCTTTCCGGGGTACGAGGAAAAGAGCCCGCAAGTATGGTTTACACAAGCCCGGGCTGCCGGGATGGCGGACCAGCTAGAGGCGCTTGCCCTTCGAACTGCCCTCGCTGCACGGCCAACGCTTCCGGAAAACTGCTTCCTGGCGCTCAACGTATCCCCGGACCTGCTAACCAACCCGAAGATACGGAACGTGTGGAAGGAACAGGGAGACCTCAGCGGGCTTGTCATCGAGCTGACGGAACAGTCCCGTATTGAGTCTTATACCTGGCTAGAGCCCGACCTGAACCAGCTCCGGCATGCCGGCGCACTGATCGCCGTGGATGACGCCGGGGCCGGTTACGCCGGGCTTCGACATCTGCTCGCCCTTCGGCCAGCCATCATCAAACTCGATCGTGAACTCGTTCAGGGCCTCCAGAAAGACGAGGCCAAACGGGCACTCATCGAGATGCTGGGAGTTTTCGCCAGCAGGGTGGACGCCTGGATCCTCGCCGAAGGGGTCGAGCAGGCGGAAGAACTTGACGCCTTGGCTGCCCTGCGGGTGCCCTTGGTCCAGGGCTATTACCTGGCCCAGCCCTCCAACCCCTGGGCCCAGCCTGCCGCTGACGTCCGAGTGCGCCTCCGCGCGCAGTCAACCGCCACAAGAACATCCACCGTAAGCGCACTGGTCGAGCCAGCACTTACAGCCTCAACGATTGCGGAGGCGGGCAGTATCTTCAGTGAACACTTCTTGGTCGACTGGGTAGTGCTGATCGACCATTCCCGGCGGCCCGTTTCCGTCTTAAGCCCTGAATCCACGATGCACGGGCTGACCTTAAGCACGCTCAAGGCAAACGCCCGCACGCCCATACTTGCTGCACTGGACCGCGCGGTGACCCGGGAGCCAGGTGTTCGATTCAGCCCGCTCATGATCACCGATGACAACGGCAGCCTAGTAGGCATTGTCCGCATGGAACGGCTGATCACCACCCTGACGGCGACGGCAACCGTGAAAACCAGGGGCTGA